The Methylomonas montana genome has a window encoding:
- a CDS encoding isoprenyl transferase — protein sequence MTAVVNDKPAVNNRNPRHIAIIMDGNGRWAQKRLMPRVMGHYAGVKAVRKIVEYCAKQNIEVLSLFAFSSENWRRPQDEVSLLMELFMTTLQSEVDKLDKNNIRLKIIGDKSAFPDKLQQKIATAEAQTEHNTGLTLLIAANYGGRWDITQALRKIVAGIRSGDIEEQAISEQLITQHLVTAELPEPDLFIRSGGEERISNFLLWQLAYTEFYFTDALWPDFDQDALEIAINSFKGRQRRFGHTGEQVIDNRVL from the coding sequence ATGACTGCTGTTGTTAACGATAAACCGGCCGTGAATAATCGTAATCCGCGGCATATTGCCATTATTATGGATGGCAATGGCCGTTGGGCGCAGAAACGGTTGATGCCCAGAGTTATGGGGCATTATGCCGGCGTCAAGGCTGTCAGAAAGATTGTCGAATATTGTGCCAAGCAAAATATCGAGGTGTTGTCGCTGTTCGCGTTTAGCAGCGAAAATTGGCGCCGGCCTCAGGACGAAGTTAGTTTGTTGATGGAACTGTTCATGACCACCTTGCAGTCCGAGGTCGATAAACTCGATAAAAACAATATCCGACTGAAAATTATCGGCGATAAAAGTGCTTTTCCAGATAAATTGCAACAAAAAATCGCCACGGCCGAAGCCCAAACTGAACATAATACCGGTTTAACGTTGCTGATTGCCGCTAATTACGGCGGGCGATGGGATATAACTCAGGCCTTGCGGAAAATCGTCGCCGGGATTCGTAGTGGCGACATTGAGGAACAAGCCATTTCCGAACAGCTGATTACCCAACATCTGGTGACCGCCGAGCTGCCTGAACCGGATCTGTTTATCCGTTCGGGTGGAGAGGAACGCATCAGCAATTTTCTGTTATGGCAACTGGCTTATACTGAGTTTTATTTTACCGATGCGTTATGGCCGGATTTCGATCAGGATGCGTTGGAAATAGCCATTAATAGTTTTAAAGGTCGGCAAAGACGCTTCGGACACACCGGTGAACAAGTAATCGATAACAGAGTTCTCTAG
- a CDS encoding UbiH/UbiF/VisC/COQ6 family ubiquinone biosynthesis hydroxylase has protein sequence MKEKFDVVIVGGGMVGAAVACCLGGSELKVAVIEAQLPEPFSVEQQHDLRVSALSIASKNILEAVGAWEGVTSRRCCPFKRMRVWETAGDTTFNSDDIGYPELGYIVENRITQLALLDRLPNFDNVQVLMPQTISKINYDGHAAEVLLADGRVLQAKLLVAADGGQSRVRQAVGLGVTSWDYNQHALVIYIETAYPQQDITWQRFVSSGPQAFLPLTGHYGSIVWYQSPDEVRRLQALPFDQLRTELVAAFPDCLGEVKQVLGVASFPLKRQHAQRYVKQGVALVGDAAHMINPLAGQGVNIGLLDAAALAEVLVDAGKRGKNIGDLAVLQGYEAMRRNENLKMMTLMDVFYRSFSNDILPVKLLRNFGLGLAQRIAPARKKVMKAAMGLEGRLPKLARGESLLSRE, from the coding sequence ATGAAAGAAAAATTTGATGTGGTTATAGTAGGCGGCGGCATGGTTGGTGCGGCGGTAGCGTGTTGTCTGGGCGGCAGCGAGCTGAAAGTGGCCGTGATAGAAGCGCAGTTACCGGAGCCGTTTTCGGTCGAACAACAGCACGATTTAAGAGTTTCCGCGTTGAGCATCGCGTCAAAAAACATTCTGGAAGCCGTCGGTGCTTGGGAGGGCGTGACGTCGCGGCGTTGCTGCCCGTTTAAGCGCATGCGAGTTTGGGAGACTGCTGGCGATACGACATTTAATAGTGACGATATTGGCTATCCGGAACTGGGATATATCGTCGAAAACCGCATCACTCAGTTGGCGTTATTGGATAGACTGCCCAATTTCGACAATGTTCAAGTGCTGATGCCGCAAACGATTAGCAAAATTAATTACGACGGCCATGCGGCGGAAGTTTTGCTGGCCGACGGTAGAGTGCTTCAGGCCAAGCTGTTGGTGGCGGCCGATGGCGGCCAGTCGCGGGTCAGGCAGGCGGTCGGTTTAGGGGTTACCAGTTGGGATTACAATCAGCACGCGCTGGTGATTTATATAGAAACCGCCTATCCGCAGCAGGATATTACCTGGCAACGCTTCGTTTCCAGCGGTCCGCAAGCGTTTTTACCTTTGACCGGTCACTACGGATCGATTGTTTGGTATCAATCGCCCGATGAGGTTAGGCGCCTGCAAGCTTTGCCTTTCGATCAGTTACGGACGGAGTTGGTGGCGGCGTTTCCGGATTGTCTGGGCGAGGTTAAGCAAGTATTGGGCGTGGCCAGTTTCCCGCTCAAGCGCCAGCATGCCCAGCGTTACGTGAAACAAGGGGTTGCCTTGGTGGGTGACGCGGCACATATGATCAATCCGTTGGCCGGTCAGGGTGTCAATATCGGTTTGCTGGACGCGGCAGCCCTGGCGGAAGTGTTGGTGGATGCCGGCAAGCGCGGCAAAAACATTGGTGACCTGGCCGTATTGCAGGGGTATGAAGCCATGCGTCGCAACGAGAATCTGAAAATGATGACCTTGATGGATGTGTTTTATCGGTCGTTTAGTAACGATATTTTGCCAGTCAAACTGCTCAGGAATTTCGGTTTGGGATTGGCTCAACGCATTGCCCCTGCGCGCAAGAAGGTAATGAAGGCAGCGATGGGTTTGGAGGGGCGTTTGCCGAAATTAGCGCGCGGTGAGAGCCTGTTGTCCCGAGAGTAG
- a CDS encoding phosphatidate cytidylyltransferase has translation MLLQRILTALVLAAVVITAVLQLPTLYFSLFIAVIALVAAFEWMALTDVTKLGSKILFLLALIIPMLGVTYWTVLLELLSEAMEWPEIKDYSDALEWFVIAPVLFWVIMMMLIRKTGPQLLSMEFKPGFKVFSGWLILLGAWMFLSKLRAYYGPGMVMYFLLLIWAADISAFFAGKKWGKDKLAPEISPGKTVQGMYGALAAAAICGIGFTVYGWLTAVESEEAQSGMLRFLNGLVWTDMLILSVMTVLISIYGDLFFSLIKRRKGVKDSGNLLPGHGGILDRVDSIIAAAPFFYAGILLIGRVFYA, from the coding sequence ATGTTATTACAACGTATTTTAACCGCGCTGGTATTGGCTGCGGTGGTCATCACGGCAGTACTACAACTACCGACTCTTTATTTCTCCCTATTTATCGCTGTCATTGCCCTGGTAGCCGCCTTCGAGTGGATGGCGTTGACTGATGTGACCAAGCTAGGTAGTAAGATATTGTTTTTGTTGGCTCTGATTATACCGATGCTGGGTGTCACCTATTGGACGGTATTGCTAGAGCTATTGAGCGAAGCGATGGAATGGCCGGAAATTAAGGACTATTCCGACGCGCTGGAATGGTTTGTGATCGCGCCGGTGTTGTTCTGGGTAATTATGATGATGTTGATCAGAAAAACCGGCCCGCAGTTATTAAGCATGGAATTTAAACCGGGCTTTAAAGTATTTAGCGGTTGGCTAATATTGCTTGGTGCCTGGATGTTTCTCAGCAAATTAAGAGCCTATTATGGTCCCGGCATGGTGATGTATTTCTTGTTGCTGATTTGGGCCGCCGATATTTCGGCGTTTTTTGCCGGCAAAAAATGGGGCAAAGATAAATTGGCCCCGGAAATCAGCCCCGGTAAAACCGTGCAAGGTATGTATGGTGCATTGGCCGCGGCGGCGATTTGCGGCATTGGTTTTACCGTGTACGGCTGGTTGACCGCGGTTGAGTCTGAAGAGGCGCAATCAGGAATGTTAAGATTTTTGAACGGGCTGGTATGGACCGATATGCTGATTTTGTCAGTCATGACGGTGTTGATTTCCATATACGGCGATTTGTTTTTCAGTCTGATCAAACGCAGAAAAGGCGTGAAGGACAGCGGCAACTTATTGCCTGGTCACGGCGGCATATTGGACCGAGTCGATAGCATCATCGCTGCCGCCCCATTTTTCTATGCCGGCATTTTGCTGATTGGTAGGGTTTTTTACGCATGA
- the tsf gene encoding translation elongation factor Ts, translating to MSISAAMVKELRERTGSGMMECKKALVEANGDMELAIENMRKAGLAKADKKSGRIAAEGVIGAKVSDDAKTVVMVDVNCETDFVAKGDDFTGFVNDITNALLTANVENDEQLNAVVLPSGSSIDETRRALIAKLGENITVRRFVKYTTAEGGQASYLHGSKIGVIVELAKNDPALGKDVAMHVAAAKPEYVSDDQVSADVIAKEKEIFAAQALESGKPAEIVEKMIGGRINKFLAEVTLLGQPFIKDDSVTVGKLLASKGNSVVRFARFEVGEGIEKKEEDFAAEVMAQVRG from the coding sequence ATGAGTATTAGTGCGGCGATGGTCAAGGAATTGCGTGAGCGTACCGGCTCGGGCATGATGGAGTGCAAGAAAGCCTTGGTCGAAGCTAATGGCGACATGGAACTGGCCATTGAGAACATGCGTAAAGCTGGTCTGGCGAAAGCCGATAAAAAATCCGGCCGGATCGCGGCGGAAGGTGTGATTGGCGCTAAAGTCTCCGATGATGCTAAAACCGTTGTCATGGTAGACGTCAACTGCGAGACTGATTTCGTGGCCAAGGGTGACGATTTTACTGGCTTTGTTAACGATATTACCAACGCTTTGTTGACTGCCAATGTTGAAAACGATGAACAATTGAATGCTGTCGTTCTGCCAAGCGGCAGCAGCATTGATGAAACTCGCCGTGCATTGATTGCTAAATTGGGTGAGAACATTACCGTCAGACGCTTTGTTAAATACACGACAGCAGAAGGCGGCCAAGCCAGCTATCTGCACGGCAGTAAAATCGGCGTGATCGTCGAGTTGGCGAAAAACGATCCGGCTTTAGGCAAAGACGTCGCAATGCATGTGGCAGCTGCCAAGCCTGAATACGTTTCCGACGACCAAGTATCGGCCGATGTCATTGCCAAGGAAAAAGAAATTTTTGCCGCGCAAGCATTGGAAAGCGGCAAACCGGCCGAAATCGTTGAAAAAATGATCGGCGGTCGCATTAATAAATTCCTGGCGGAAGTGACCTTGTTGGGCCAACCTTTTATCAAGGACGACAGCGTTACGGTCGGTAAATTACTGGCATCCAAAGGCAATTCCGTTGTGCGTTTCGCCCGTTTCGAAGTTGGCGAAGGCATCGAGAAGAAAGAAGAAGACTTTGCCGCCGAAGTAATGGCGCAAGTACGAGGCTAA
- the frr gene encoding ribosome recycling factor, translating to MISDIQQDAATRMVKSIEALQKAFTKIRTGRAHPSLLDQISVTYYGNESPLSQVANVSVEDARTLKVVPWEKSMVQAIEKAIMSSGLGLNPATQGTVIRLPLPALTEERRRDLVKIVKNEAEQGRVAIRNIRRDANAAIKDALKEKLISEDDARQAEEKIQKLTDQYIKEVEKHLEEKEADLLSM from the coding sequence ATGATCAGCGATATTCAACAAGATGCCGCGACGCGAATGGTGAAAAGTATCGAAGCGTTGCAAAAAGCGTTTACCAAGATTAGAACCGGACGGGCCCATCCCAGCTTGCTGGATCAAATCAGCGTCACTTATTACGGCAACGAATCGCCGTTATCGCAGGTTGCCAACGTTTCCGTCGAAGATGCTCGTACCTTGAAAGTCGTGCCTTGGGAAAAAAGCATGGTGCAAGCCATTGAAAAAGCCATCATGTCTTCCGGTTTGGGCTTAAATCCCGCTACACAAGGCACGGTAATTCGCTTACCCTTGCCAGCATTGACCGAAGAGCGTCGTCGGGATTTGGTTAAAATCGTCAAAAACGAAGCCGAACAAGGCCGGGTAGCAATTCGCAATATTCGCCGCGACGCCAATGCCGCGATTAAGGATGCCTTGAAAGAGAAATTGATTTCCGAGGACGATGCCCGTCAGGCCGAAGAAAAGATTCAAAAACTCACCGATCAATACATAAAGGAAGTCGAAAAGCATCTTGAAGAAAAAGAAGCCGATTTGCTTTCCATGTAA
- the rpsB gene encoding 30S ribosomal protein S2, translating to MAAVSMRQMLEAGVHFGHQTRYWNPKMASYLFGARNKIHIIDLEQTLPLFNDAMNYLGQMTANKGTILFVGTKKAARKTVAEEAKRCGMPYVNHRWLGGMLTNFKTIKKSINRLKELEAMKTDGTLYQRFSKKEALGMERELEKLERSLGGIKDMRGTPDAIFVLDVGYEKNAIMEAKKLGIPVVGVVDSNNSPEKIDYVIPGNDDSIRAVTLYCQSASAAVLEAKALRMDASAKADDFVEEVVTEA from the coding sequence ATGGCAGCAGTGTCAATGCGTCAAATGCTGGAAGCGGGTGTTCACTTTGGACATCAAACCCGTTACTGGAACCCAAAAATGGCTTCATATTTGTTTGGAGCCCGCAATAAAATCCATATCATCGACTTGGAACAAACCCTTCCATTGTTTAACGATGCGATGAACTACCTCGGTCAAATGACCGCGAATAAAGGTACCATCCTGTTTGTCGGCACCAAAAAAGCCGCGCGCAAAACGGTGGCCGAAGAAGCAAAACGTTGTGGCATGCCTTATGTCAACCATCGTTGGTTGGGCGGTATGTTGACCAACTTCAAAACCATCAAAAAGTCCATCAATCGTTTGAAAGAACTGGAAGCGATGAAAACCGATGGTACCTTATATCAACGTTTCAGCAAAAAAGAAGCGTTGGGCATGGAACGCGAATTGGAAAAGCTTGAGCGTAGCTTGGGCGGTATTAAGGATATGCGCGGCACACCGGATGCGATTTTCGTGTTGGATGTAGGCTATGAAAAAAATGCCATCATGGAAGCCAAAAAATTGGGCATTCCTGTCGTAGGCGTAGTGGATTCCAACAATTCACCTGAAAAAATTGATTACGTGATTCCGGGCAATGACGATTCTATCCGTGCCGTGACTTTGTATTGCCAAAGCGCTTCAGCCGCTGTGTTGGAAGCCAAAGCACTGCGTATGGATGCTTCAGCCAAAGCCGACGATTTTGTAGAAGAAGTCGTAACGGAAGCGTAA
- the map gene encoding type I methionyl aminopeptidase, whose product MTIIIKTADEIEKMRVAGKLAAEVLEMIAPHVVAGVTTEELDQICHDYIVNVQQAIPAPLNYRGFPKSICTSINQQICHGIPCDKKLKNGDIVNIDITVIKDGYHGDTSKMFCIGEVSPHAKRLVDITRECMFLGIEEVKPGARLGDIGHAIQKHAEANRYSIVREFCGHGIGKKFHEDPHVMHFGKRGDGAVLAPGMIFTIEPMLNIGKRHMKILADGWTAVTKDRSLSAQWEHTILVTDTSYEILTLRQEEL is encoded by the coding sequence ATGACAATTATCATTAAAACTGCCGACGAAATCGAAAAGATGCGCGTTGCCGGAAAACTGGCCGCCGAAGTACTGGAAATGATCGCTCCACACGTAGTGGCGGGGGTCACTACCGAAGAACTAGACCAAATTTGTCACGATTACATCGTCAACGTTCAGCAAGCGATTCCGGCACCATTAAATTATCGCGGCTTCCCAAAATCGATCTGCACCTCCATCAATCAGCAGATTTGTCATGGGATTCCCTGCGATAAAAAATTAAAAAACGGCGACATCGTTAACATCGACATTACCGTGATCAAAGACGGTTATCACGGCGATACCAGCAAGATGTTCTGCATCGGCGAAGTGAGTCCTCATGCAAAACGATTAGTGGACATTACGCGTGAATGCATGTTTCTAGGCATAGAAGAAGTCAAACCCGGCGCTCGACTTGGCGATATAGGCCACGCCATCCAAAAGCATGCGGAAGCTAATCGTTACTCCATCGTTAGAGAGTTCTGCGGCCACGGCATCGGCAAAAAATTCCATGAAGACCCCCACGTCATGCATTTCGGCAAGCGCGGCGACGGCGCCGTGTTGGCACCAGGCATGATTTTCACAATCGAGCCCATGCTCAACATCGGCAAGCGCCACATGAAGATTCTTGCCGACGGCTGGACTGCGGTCACCAAGGATCGCAGCCTATCCGCGCAATGGGAACACACCATTTTGGTGACCGACACCAGCTACGAGATCTTGACACTGAGACAGGAAGAGTTGTGA
- the glnD gene encoding [protein-PII] uridylyltransferase: MSHPLFTENDFLNCFGDDNPVISFKNAIIEENAHLKMRFNPDQATVGLLTEKAHFIDNLLTACWRHFLDKAAQKHSLIATGGYGRNELFPHSDIDILVLLSPANPSDYQHQLSSFCNFLWDIGLKPGLSTRDISECLLAAQDDQTVFTALLEMRLITGNSELFSELKSQVNSEKLWPSEHFFPAKMAEQEKRYAKYHDTAYNLEPNIKEGPGGLRDLQVISWVFKRHYNAASLRELIKYGFLPKSEYDNLITARDILWRLRFALHNLTNRCEDRLIFDYQRELASQFGYIDQNDQPDVEQFMQFYFKTVVDIERLNEMLLQLLNERLISNKESLTPVPITANFSSIDGYLEVSNKDVFQKQPLALLEIFLILQQSPSLKGIRASTIRLIRKNLSLIDAEFRTNKQANRLFIDILRQPRGITSQLKRMNRYGVLAAYLPDFANIVARMQYDLFHIYTVDEHTLFVIRNLRRFSLARHNKELPFCNNIFLLIAKPDILYIAALFHDIAKGRGGDHSALGETIARSFCLQHDLSTHDTKVITWLVRNHLSMSMTAQRKDISDPDVIHNFALQVGSIEYLNYLYLLTVADIRATNPSLWNAWKDALLKELYISTHQALHRGLQNPIARSERVQENKKEASDELLKLGISKTNIKQSWQHLSDDYFLRYSADEIAWHTIAIAACQESELPLVLLRPQTQRGSAEIFVYTRNEAQIFSICTATLDQLGLTILDARIITTADQYVLNSFQVLEQSGEAINDLYREVHICTSLRHGLIAKKVKTSKNIHKQSRQARHFPIETSITFLEDPSHKHTIIEVITTDRAGLLSTIGRAFTELDIQLHDAKITTIGSRAEDMFYITDQQSLPIIDEDRQQQLRNTILRYLALKS; this comes from the coding sequence GTGAGTCACCCGCTGTTTACGGAAAATGACTTCCTGAACTGTTTCGGGGATGACAATCCGGTTATTTCATTCAAAAACGCTATTATCGAGGAAAACGCGCATTTAAAAATGCGCTTCAATCCCGACCAGGCGACGGTCGGCTTACTCACCGAAAAAGCCCATTTCATCGACAATCTGTTGACCGCCTGCTGGCGGCATTTTCTTGACAAGGCCGCCCAAAAACACAGCCTGATTGCGACCGGCGGTTACGGCAGAAACGAATTATTTCCGCATTCCGACATCGATATTTTGGTATTGCTCAGCCCCGCCAACCCCAGTGACTATCAACACCAATTATCCAGTTTCTGCAATTTCCTCTGGGACATCGGCCTGAAGCCCGGATTAAGTACCCGCGACATATCCGAATGTCTGTTAGCCGCGCAAGATGATCAAACCGTATTTACGGCCTTGCTGGAAATGCGCTTGATCACCGGCAATTCCGAACTATTTAGCGAACTAAAAAGCCAGGTCAATTCCGAAAAACTGTGGCCATCGGAACATTTTTTTCCGGCCAAGATGGCCGAGCAAGAAAAGCGCTACGCCAAGTATCACGACACCGCCTACAATCTGGAGCCCAACATCAAGGAAGGCCCTGGCGGCTTGAGGGATTTACAAGTCATCAGCTGGGTATTCAAGCGCCATTACAACGCCGCGTCGCTACGAGAACTGATTAAATACGGCTTTTTGCCCAAGTCGGAATACGATAATCTGATCACCGCCCGCGACATTCTCTGGCGCCTGCGCTTTGCCTTGCACAATCTCACCAATCGCTGCGAAGATCGCTTGATATTCGACTATCAGCGCGAGCTGGCTAGTCAATTCGGCTACATCGACCAGAACGACCAACCCGACGTCGAGCAGTTCATGCAGTTTTATTTTAAAACCGTCGTGGACATCGAACGCCTCAACGAGATGCTATTGCAACTGCTGAACGAAAGACTGATCAGCAATAAAGAAAGCCTGACGCCGGTCCCGATTACCGCTAATTTCTCCTCGATAGATGGATATCTGGAAGTCAGCAATAAAGATGTTTTCCAGAAACAACCGCTGGCATTACTGGAAATATTTTTAATCCTGCAACAATCGCCATCTCTGAAGGGGATCCGCGCCAGCACCATCCGCTTGATCCGTAAGAATCTGTCGCTGATTGATGCTGAATTTCGCACCAACAAACAGGCCAACCGACTGTTTATCGATATACTGCGTCAACCGCGCGGCATCACCAGCCAATTAAAGCGCATGAATCGCTACGGTGTGCTTGCCGCTTATTTGCCGGATTTTGCCAATATCGTCGCCCGGATGCAGTACGATTTATTTCATATTTACACGGTCGATGAGCATACCCTGTTTGTGATCCGTAACTTGCGTCGATTCTCGCTAGCTCGGCATAACAAGGAACTGCCTTTTTGCAATAATATTTTTCTACTAATCGCCAAGCCGGATATTTTGTATATAGCCGCCTTGTTTCACGACATCGCCAAGGGACGTGGCGGCGACCATTCCGCTCTAGGCGAAACCATCGCGCGTAGCTTTTGCTTACAGCACGATTTATCTACTCACGACACCAAGGTAATCACCTGGCTGGTTCGCAACCACCTATCGATGTCGATGACTGCGCAACGCAAAGACATCAGCGACCCGGACGTGATTCACAACTTTGCGCTGCAAGTGGGTAGCATCGAATATTTGAATTACTTGTATCTATTAACGGTAGCCGACATCCGCGCCACCAATCCGAGCCTTTGGAACGCCTGGAAAGACGCATTATTGAAAGAGCTGTATATTTCCACCCATCAAGCTTTGCACCGCGGCCTGCAAAACCCCATCGCCCGCTCAGAACGCGTGCAAGAAAACAAAAAAGAAGCCAGCGACGAGCTATTGAAGCTCGGGATCTCCAAAACCAATATCAAACAATCCTGGCAACATCTTAGCGACGACTATTTCTTACGCTATTCTGCGGACGAAATCGCCTGGCACACCATCGCAATTGCCGCCTGCCAAGAAAGCGAATTACCGCTGGTACTACTACGCCCGCAAACCCAGCGCGGCAGCGCGGAAATTTTCGTTTACACTCGCAATGAAGCGCAAATTTTTTCGATTTGCACTGCAACCCTGGATCAGCTAGGACTGACGATTCTCGACGCTCGCATCATTACCACCGCCGATCAATACGTTTTGAACAGTTTCCAGGTGCTGGAACAATCCGGCGAAGCCATTAACGATCTCTACAGAGAAGTGCATATCTGCACATCATTACGCCACGGCCTGATTGCCAAAAAGGTTAAAACCTCGAAAAATATCCACAAGCAATCTCGGCAAGCGCGGCACTTTCCGATCGAAACCAGCATTACCTTTTTGGAAGATCCATCGCACAAACACACGATTATCGAGGTGATCACCACCGACCGCGCCGGCCTGCTGTCGACGATAGGCCGAGCCTTTACCGAATTGGACATCCAATTGCACGACGCCAAAATCACCACGATAGGCAGCCGCGCCGAAGATATGTTCTACATCACAGACCAGCAATCACTGCCGATTATTGACGAAGATCGACAGCAGCAGCTGCGCAACACCATACTGAGATATTTAGCCTTGAAAAGCTAA
- the pyrH gene encoding UMP kinase, protein MSQLICQRILLKLSGEALMSERGGSIDPEIVQRLAQEVKDLCDAGIQVGLVIGGGNILRGGEKASEGLNRVTGDQMGMLATVINALAMQDALEYLGQPVRVMTALKINQVCEDYIRRRAVRHLEKGRVAIFAAGTGNPFFTTDTAASLRAIEIDAELMIKATKVKGVYSADPNKVADAVFYPHLTYDEAIDQRLNVMDTTALVLCRDNNLPMRVMNVFEPGAIMRLMRGEDIGSLIERN, encoded by the coding sequence ATGAGTCAATTGATTTGTCAGAGAATTTTACTTAAATTGAGCGGCGAAGCACTGATGAGCGAGCGGGGCGGCAGTATCGATCCCGAGATAGTCCAACGCTTGGCTCAAGAAGTGAAAGACTTATGCGACGCAGGTATCCAAGTCGGTCTGGTCATCGGTGGTGGCAACATTTTGCGCGGCGGCGAGAAGGCTTCGGAAGGCCTGAATCGGGTCACCGGCGATCAGATGGGTATGCTGGCGACGGTGATTAACGCGCTGGCCATGCAAGATGCTTTGGAATATCTGGGGCAACCGGTTAGGGTCATGACAGCCCTAAAAATTAATCAGGTTTGCGAAGACTATATCCGTCGACGCGCCGTCAGGCATCTGGAGAAGGGTAGGGTGGCTATTTTTGCCGCCGGCACCGGCAACCCGTTTTTTACCACGGACACCGCCGCTAGTCTGCGCGCAATTGAAATCGATGCCGAATTGATGATCAAGGCTACTAAAGTCAAGGGCGTTTATTCGGCCGATCCCAACAAAGTCGCCGATGCGGTGTTTTATCCGCACTTAACCTACGACGAAGCCATCGATCAACGCCTAAACGTAATGGATACCACGGCATTAGTGTTGTGCCGGGATAATAACCTGCCCATGCGGGTAATGAACGTATTTGAGCCGGGAGCGATTATGCGCTTGATGCGCGGTGAAGATATAGGCTCCCTAATCGAGAGGAATTAA
- the ispC gene encoding 1-deoxy-D-xylulose-5-phosphate reductoisomerase, whose amino-acid sequence MKGICILGATGSIGVSTLDVVARHPDQYKVVALTANGNIDALYEQCLSHRPEYAVIANPDNAQAFIDKIAGSPIADTKVLAGAEALTQVATLDNVDAVMAAIVGAAGLLPTLAAAKAGKTVLLANKEALVMSGQIFMQAVAENGATLLPIDSEHNAIFQCMPAGYATGHSAKQARRILLTASGGPFRQTPIADLDTVTPEQAVAHPKWDMGRKISVDSATMMNKGLELIEACLLFNMDPDQIQVVIHPQSIIHSMVDYVDGSVLAQMGNPDMRTPIAYAMAWPERFDSGVAPLNIFEVKHMDFEQPDLQRFPCLRLAYEAIKAGGIMPTVLNAANEIAVEAFLNEQVRFTDIAKIIERTMAQFKADSADTLEHVLEADQQARDVAQVVIAQLKH is encoded by the coding sequence ATGAAAGGTATTTGCATACTGGGAGCAACAGGCTCTATCGGTGTTAGCACGCTGGACGTGGTGGCTCGCCATCCCGACCAATACAAGGTGGTGGCGTTAACGGCCAATGGTAATATCGACGCACTTTACGAACAATGTCTGTCGCATCGTCCGGAATACGCGGTAATCGCTAATCCGGACAACGCCCAAGCGTTCATCGACAAGATTGCCGGTTCGCCGATTGCCGATACGAAAGTATTGGCGGGTGCCGAAGCCTTGACTCAAGTCGCCACCTTGGACAATGTCGATGCGGTGATGGCGGCTATCGTCGGCGCCGCCGGTTTATTGCCGACTTTAGCGGCGGCGAAAGCCGGCAAAACGGTATTGTTGGCTAACAAGGAAGCCTTGGTCATGTCCGGGCAAATTTTTATGCAAGCCGTCGCCGAGAACGGCGCTACGCTGCTGCCTATCGATAGCGAACACAACGCAATTTTTCAATGCATGCCGGCCGGTTATGCCACTGGGCATAGCGCCAAACAGGCCAGACGCATTTTGTTGACCGCATCTGGCGGCCCGTTTCGGCAAACGCCGATAGCCGATCTGGATACAGTCACTCCCGAGCAAGCAGTAGCGCACCCGAAATGGGATATGGGCCGGAAGATTTCGGTCGATTCCGCGACGATGATGAACAAGGGCTTGGAGTTGATCGAAGCCTGTCTGTTGTTCAACATGGACCCGGATCAGATCCAGGTGGTGATTCATCCGCAAAGTATCATTCACTCCATGGTCGATTATGTCGACGGCTCGGTGTTGGCGCAAATGGGTAACCCCGATATGCGCACGCCGATTGCTTATGCGATGGCGTGGCCGGAGCGTTTCGACTCCGGTGTTGCGCCGTTGAATATATTCGAAGTCAAGCATATGGACTTCGAGCAGCCTGATTTGCAGCGCTTTCCTTGCCTAAGATTGGCCTACGAAGCCATCAAAGCCGGCGGCATCATGCCGACCGTTTTGAACGCAGCCAACGAAATCGCCGTGGAAGCGTTTTTGAACGAGCAGGTGCGCTTTACCGATATTGCCAAAATCATCGAACGGACCATGGCCCAATTCAAAGCCGATAGCGCCGATACGTTGGAACATGTTCTCGAGGCTGACCAGCAAGCCCGTGACGTTGCCCAAGTAGTAATAGCTCAACTCAAACATTAA